In Zingiber officinale cultivar Zhangliang chromosome 6A, Zo_v1.1, whole genome shotgun sequence, a single genomic region encodes these proteins:
- the LOC121997682 gene encoding ubiquitin-conjugating enzyme E2 19-like has translation MARENQDVQDNIPTSTADAPSAAKQPAPVTKGTDSQAVLKRLQSELMALMMGGDPGISAFPEGDNIFCWRGTITGSKDTVYEGTIYKLSLVFPTDYPFKPPKVKFDTICFHPNVDLSGNICLDILQDKWSSAYDVRTILLSIQSLLGEPNNDSPLNTQAAALWSNQEEFRKMVEKLYKPT, from the exons ATGGCGAGGGAGAACCAGGACGTTCAAGATAACATCCCCACTTCCACCGCCGACGCTCCTTCCGCCGCCAAGCAGCCGGCTCCTGTCACAAAGGGCACGGACAGCCAAGCCGTCCTCAAGAG GTTGCAGTCTGAACTAATGGCATTAATG ATGGGTGGAGATCCTGGCATATCGGCCTTCCCCGAGGGAGACAACATCTTTTGCTGGAGGGGAACGATCACTGGCAGTAAGGACACAGTTTATGAGGGCACGATCTACAAGCTCTCTCTTGTCTTCCCCACTGATTACCCATTCAAGCCTCCAAAGGTGAAGTTTGACACTATCTGCTTCCATCCAAATGTGGATCTCTCCGGCAACATCTGCTTGGATATTCTTCAG GATAAGTGGTCGTCTGCGTATGATGTTAGGACCATATTACTTTCAATCCAAAGTCTTTTGGGTG AGCCAAACAATGACTCTCCCCTCAACACCCAGGCAGCAGCTCTTTGGTCCAACCAAGAAG AGTTCAGGAAAATGGTGGAGAAGCTGTACAAACCAACTTAG
- the LOC121994343 gene encoding bidirectional sugar transporter SWEET12-like produces the protein MLVITIVNPALTFSGLLGNLLSAMVVLAPVPTFYRICKKKSTESFHSVPYVVGLFSATMWVYYGILTADVLLLTINIAVCFIEVIYLFIFLLYAPAKSRTFTTKLIVMINLGVFGCLLLVSNLFIKESRRAQITGGICASFAVSVFVAPLSIIRLVIRTKSVEYMPFSLSFFLTLSAIAWFSYGMLLGDLFVAVPNVFGFLLGITQIIIYLIYMNHNKDGSKAKMGSQELPEKKSSAQGEAGECAQVAEEV, from the exons ATGCTTGTCATCACCATTGTAAACCCTGCTCTCACATTCTCAGGCCTTTTAG GCAATCTGCTGTCCGCAATGGTGGTGCTGGCCCCGGTGCCGACCTTTTACAGGATCTGCAAGAAGAAGTCGACCGAATCCTTCCACTCAGTGCCGTACGTGGTGGGTCTGTTCAGCGCGACGATGTGGGTCTACTACGGCATCCTCACCGCCGACGTCCTGCTCCTCACCATCAACATCGCCGTCTGCTTCATCGAAGTCATctacctcttcatcttcctcctttacGCGCCAGCAAAGTCCAGG ACATTCACGACGAAGCTGATAGTGATGATCAATTTGGGGGTATTTGGCTGCCTGCTCCTCGTGAGCAACCTCTTCATCAAGGAAAGCCGCAGAGCTCAGATTACGGGAGGGATATGCGCCTCCTTCGCAGTCAGTGTCTTTGTGGCTCCCCTCAGCATCATA AGGCTGGTGATAAGGACCAAGAGCGTAGAGTACATGCCATTTTCACTGTCCTTCTTCCTCACGCTGTCGGCCATCGCGTGGTTCAGCTACGGAATGCTCCTCGGGGACCTATTCGTCGCG GTGCCGAATGTGTTTGGGTTCCTGTTGGGGATCACGCAAATCATCATATACTTGATCTACATGAACCACAACAAGGACGGGAGCAAGGCCAAGATGGGGAGCCAGGAGCTCCCTGAGAAGAAGAGCAGCGCACAGGGCGAGGCAGGAGAGTGTGCTCAGGTGGCAGAAGAAGTGTAG